One window of Streptomyces sp. NBC_00273 genomic DNA carries:
- a CDS encoding MASE1 domain-containing protein — protein sequence MVRTEGWRRLPAALLPILAVAVAYYLGGLIGLYQRVVVNDAEVTPLWLPTGIAVTSLLWLGLRAWPGIAIGTYLTIEQITDFDWPGLIIVAGNVLAPVCAYLMLRRVGFRTEMDRLRDALALVFLGGLLPMLISATIGTWTLVLTGDLPMSQFWPVWSAWWAGDAMGVLVVTPLLLVLRRLLTVRRSRDGYRAAEAAALAVASVAITLVATRSPLSLLFLVFPLIIWAAVRFQLAGSAPITLLVSVLTIAAATAHDGPFAHHTLFEIMINLQGLNGAAALTGLLLSALVTEQNNVRLKIEQVCDDLAELVEQLTPGKPDR from the coding sequence GTGGTGCGCACCGAGGGATGGCGACGTCTGCCCGCAGCTCTGCTGCCGATCCTGGCCGTCGCCGTCGCCTACTACCTGGGCGGACTGATCGGGCTGTACCAGCGCGTGGTCGTCAACGACGCCGAGGTCACACCCCTGTGGCTGCCGACGGGCATCGCGGTGACCTCCCTGCTCTGGCTGGGCCTGCGGGCATGGCCGGGGATCGCGATCGGTACGTACCTCACCATCGAGCAGATCACCGATTTCGACTGGCCCGGCCTGATCATCGTCGCGGGGAACGTCCTCGCCCCCGTGTGCGCGTACCTGATGCTGCGCCGGGTGGGTTTCCGTACCGAGATGGACCGGCTGCGGGACGCCCTGGCGCTGGTCTTCCTGGGCGGTCTGCTGCCCATGCTGATCAGCGCGACGATCGGGACCTGGACGCTGGTGCTCACCGGGGACCTGCCGATGTCGCAGTTCTGGCCGGTCTGGTCGGCCTGGTGGGCCGGGGACGCGATGGGCGTGCTCGTGGTGACCCCGCTCCTGCTCGTCCTGCGCCGGCTCCTGACGGTCCGGCGGTCCCGGGATGGCTACCGTGCGGCCGAGGCGGCGGCCCTGGCGGTCGCCTCCGTCGCCATCACGCTCGTGGCCACGCGGAGCCCCCTCTCGCTGCTCTTCCTCGTCTTCCCGCTGATCATCTGGGCGGCCGTGCGCTTCCAGCTCGCCGGGAGCGCTCCGATCACCCTGCTGGTGTCGGTCCTGACGATCGCTGCGGCAACCGCCCACGACGGGCCGTTCGCCCATCACACCCTCTTCGAAATCATGATCAACCTCCAGGGCCTCAACGGCGCGGCGGCACTGACCGGGCTGCTGCTGTCGGCCCTGGTCACCGAGCAGAACAACGTCCGCCTGAAGATCGAGCAGGTCTGCGATGACCTGGCCGAACTGGTGGAACAGCTGACCCCGGGCAAACCGGATCGCTAG
- a CDS encoding alpha/beta hydrolase has protein sequence MTDPAAVERDAAEAASAFAHPAVAPDATAAYGEHPDHVVDFYAPRGDTQEPAPLVVLLHGGAWRAPYDRQHVTPFADFLARRGFAVANVEYRRGSSVPHQNAEGPVAGRWPETFDDVAAAMDALPGLAADALPQADVRRTVVTGHSAGGHLALWAAARHVLPAGSPWRLPSPPMLRGVVALAPIADFAVAEELDVCGGASAQLLGGADHWDERLPYADPAALLPTGIATAVVQGRDDIVVPQQVAEAYVAAAAKAGEMVGLTLLDAVGHFPLIDPAADACAVVAEEISQLAW, from the coding sequence ATGACGGACCCCGCCGCAGTGGAACGGGATGCCGCGGAGGCCGCCTCGGCCTTCGCCCACCCGGCCGTGGCGCCGGACGCGACCGCCGCCTACGGGGAACACCCCGACCACGTCGTCGACTTCTACGCCCCGCGCGGCGACACCCAGGAACCGGCCCCGCTCGTGGTGCTGCTGCACGGGGGCGCGTGGCGGGCACCGTACGACCGGCAGCACGTCACGCCGTTCGCGGACTTCTTGGCCCGCCGGGGTTTCGCCGTCGCCAACGTCGAGTACCGGCGCGGCAGTTCCGTCCCGCACCAGAACGCCGAGGGGCCGGTCGCCGGGCGCTGGCCGGAGACCTTCGACGACGTCGCCGCTGCGATGGACGCCCTGCCGGGGCTGGCGGCCGACGCGCTGCCGCAGGCCGATGTCCGCCGCACGGTCGTCACCGGCCACTCGGCCGGCGGCCACCTCGCGCTGTGGGCCGCGGCCCGGCACGTGCTCCCCGCCGGCTCCCCGTGGCGGCTGCCCTCCCCGCCGATGCTGCGGGGCGTGGTGGCGCTGGCCCCGATCGCGGACTTCGCCGTGGCGGAGGAGCTGGACGTGTGCGGCGGCGCGAGCGCGCAGCTGCTGGGCGGGGCCGACCACTGGGACGAGCGGCTGCCGTACGCCGATCCGGCGGCGCTGCTGCCGACGGGGATCGCCACGGCGGTGGTCCAGGGCCGGGACGACATCGTGGTCCCGCAGCAGGTGGCCGAGGCGTACGTGGCGGCGGCCGCGAAGGCCGGGGAGATGGTCGGGCTGACCCTGCTGGACGCGGTCGGTCACTTCCCGCTGATCGACCCGGCGGCGGACGCGTGCGCGGTGGTCGCCGAGGAGATCTCGCAGCTGGCCTGGTAG
- the kynU gene encoding kynureninase, whose product MSDHSTDIAADLSADPTADVSADLRSRAAELDAADGLAKLRERFTLPDGVVYLDGNSLGALPAGVADTTADVVARQWGELLIRSWDESGWWTAPERIGDKLAPLIGAAPGQVVVGDSTSVNLFKALVGAARLAAPGRTKLLVDAATFPTDGYIAQSAARMTGLTVVPVDPSHAAEAMDGDTAVVLLNHVDYRSGRLHDLPALTAAARAVGAVTVWDLCHSAGALPVGLDAHAVDLAVGCTYKYLNGGPGAPAYLYIAARHQAGFDSPLPGWNGHADPFAMTPAFEPAQGATRGRVGTPDILSMLALESALDAWDGVSVEDVRAKSLALTDFFLECVAAYVPQGRVESVTPAEHGRRGSQISLRTENAREVMGELISRGVIGDFRAPDVLRFGFTPLYVGFADAERAARTLGHIFG is encoded by the coding sequence ATGTCTGACCACTCCACGGACATAGCAGCGGACCTCTCGGCTGACCCTACGGCGGACGTTTCGGCGGACCTCCGCAGCCGTGCGGCCGAGCTGGACGCCGCCGACGGGCTCGCCAAGCTCCGCGAGCGCTTCACCCTTCCCGACGGGGTCGTCTACCTGGACGGCAACTCCCTCGGCGCCCTCCCGGCCGGTGTCGCGGACACCACCGCCGACGTCGTCGCCAGGCAGTGGGGCGAGCTCCTCATCCGGTCCTGGGACGAGAGCGGCTGGTGGACCGCGCCCGAGCGGATCGGCGACAAGCTCGCCCCGCTCATCGGCGCGGCCCCCGGCCAGGTGGTCGTCGGTGACTCCACCAGCGTCAACCTCTTCAAGGCGCTGGTCGGTGCCGCCCGGCTCGCGGCCCCCGGCCGGACGAAGTTGCTGGTCGACGCCGCCACCTTCCCCACCGACGGCTACATCGCGCAGTCGGCGGCCCGGATGACGGGCCTGACCGTCGTCCCGGTGGACCCCTCGCACGCGGCCGAGGCCATGGACGGGGACACCGCCGTGGTGCTCCTCAACCACGTCGACTACCGCAGCGGACGGCTCCACGACCTCCCCGCCCTCACCGCGGCGGCCCGCGCCGTCGGGGCGGTCACGGTCTGGGACCTGTGCCACTCCGCCGGGGCCCTCCCCGTCGGCCTCGACGCACACGCCGTCGACCTCGCGGTGGGCTGCACGTACAAGTACCTCAACGGCGGCCCCGGCGCGCCCGCGTACCTGTACATCGCCGCCCGCCACCAGGCCGGCTTCGACTCCCCGCTCCCGGGCTGGAACGGCCACGCGGATCCGTTCGCGATGACCCCGGCCTTCGAGCCGGCCCAGGGCGCGACCCGCGGGCGCGTCGGCACGCCGGACATCCTGTCCATGTTGGCCCTGGAGTCGGCGCTCGACGCCTGGGACGGGGTGTCCGTCGAAGACGTACGGGCCAAGTCCCTCGCCCTGACCGACTTCTTCCTCGAATGCGTGGCGGCGTACGTCCCGCAGGGCCGGGTCGAGTCGGTCACCCCGGCCGAGCACGGCCGCCGCGGGAGCCAGATCTCACTGCGGACCGAGAACGCCCGCGAGGTCATGGGAGAGCTGATCTCCCGCGGCGTCATCGGTGACTTCCGGGCACCCGACGTCCTGCGCTTCGGCTTCACCCCGCTCTACGTCGGTTTCGCCGACGCCGAGCGTGCCGCGCGGACACTGGGTCACATTTTCGGGTGA
- a CDS encoding tryptophan 2,3-dioxygenase family protein, with product MSKTLDASGVGGSETPNLDFDGTTPYEDYVQADVLTHLQHLRSDDPGEMVFLVTTQVMELWFTVIVHEWETAAKALREDRIPVAMDALKRSLRELEALNASWRPLAQLTPGQFNAYRAALGEGSGFQSAMYRRMEFLLGEKSSSMLVPHRGAPRVHAELEKALHEPSLYDEVLRLLARRGLPVPDAVLNRDLSLRYEPSAEVEAVWTGLYAAPDDNGTVDLHRLGEVLTDVAELVWRWRNDHLVATRRAMGAKTGTGGSAGVTWLEKRATKNVFPELWTARSYV from the coding sequence ATGTCGAAAACCCTTGATGCCTCCGGAGTCGGCGGGTCGGAAACCCCGAACCTCGACTTCGACGGCACGACCCCGTACGAGGACTACGTCCAGGCGGACGTCCTCACCCACCTCCAGCACCTCCGCTCGGACGACCCGGGCGAGATGGTCTTCCTGGTCACGACCCAGGTCATGGAGCTGTGGTTCACGGTCATCGTCCACGAGTGGGAAACCGCCGCGAAGGCCCTGCGCGAGGACCGCATCCCGGTCGCGATGGATGCGCTGAAACGTTCCCTCCGCGAACTTGAGGCCCTCAACGCCTCCTGGCGCCCGCTCGCCCAGCTCACCCCGGGACAGTTCAACGCCTACCGCGCCGCCCTCGGCGAAGGTTCCGGTTTCCAGTCGGCGATGTACCGCCGGATGGAGTTCCTGCTCGGCGAGAAGTCCTCCTCCATGCTGGTCCCGCACCGGGGCGCCCCGCGCGTCCACGCGGAGCTGGAGAAGGCCCTGCACGAGCCCAGCCTCTACGACGAGGTGCTGCGCCTGCTCGCCCGCCGCGGCCTGCCGGTCCCGGACGCCGTCCTGAACCGCGACCTGTCGTTGCGCTACGAGCCCTCGGCCGAGGTGGAGGCCGTCTGGACGGGCCTGTACGCCGCCCCGGACGACAACGGGACCGTGGACCTGCACCGCCTCGGCGAGGTCCTCACGGATGTCGCCGAGCTCGTCTGGCGCTGGCGCAACGACCACCTCGTGGCCACCCGCCGCGCGATGGGCGCGAAGACGGGCACGGGCGGCTCGGCCGGCGTGACCTGGCTGGAGAAGCGCGCGACGAAGAACGTCTTCCCGGAGCTCTGGACGGCCCGCAGCTATGTCTGA
- a CDS encoding DUF3151 domain-containing protein: protein MSIHQNLLGGPAPTHLPDEPGREAVAAGTPAVEVAAAHPTSSLAWAILADEAFAAGSTVESYAYARTGYHRGLDALRRAGWKGHGPVPWEHEPNRGFLRALHALARAAEAIGEKEEYERCSTFLRDSSPTAADTLSA from the coding sequence ATGTCCATTCACCAGAACCTGCTCGGGGGCCCCGCCCCCACCCACCTGCCCGACGAGCCCGGCCGCGAGGCCGTCGCCGCCGGCACCCCCGCCGTCGAGGTGGCGGCCGCGCACCCCACGTCGTCCCTCGCCTGGGCGATCCTCGCCGACGAGGCCTTCGCCGCCGGTAGCACGGTCGAGTCGTACGCCTATGCCCGTACGGGCTACCACCGAGGCCTCGACGCGCTGCGCCGCGCCGGATGGAAGGGCCACGGCCCGGTGCCGTGGGAGCACGAGCCGAACCGCGGCTTCCTGCGCGCCCTGCACGCCCTGGCCCGCGCGGCCGAGGCGATCGGCGAGAAGGAGGAGTACGAGCGCTGCTCGACCTTCCTGCGCGACTCGTCGCCGACGGCCGCGGACACGCTGAGCGCCTGA
- the fbaA gene encoding class II fructose-bisphosphate aldolase — protein MPIATPEVYNEMLDRAKAGKFAYPAINVTSSQTLHAALRGFAEAESDGIIQISTGGAEFLGGQHNKDMVTGAVALAEFAHIVAAKYDITVALHTDHCPKDKLDGYVRPLLDISAERVARGLNPLFQSHMWDGSAETLADNLAIGQELLAKAVAAKIILEVEITPTGGEEDGVSHEINDELYTTVDDAIRTAEALGLGEKGRYLLAASFGNVHGVYKPGNVVLRPELLKDLQAGVAEKYGTAAGNQPFDFVFHGGSGSTAEEIATALENGVVKMNLDTDTQYAFTRPVVDHMFSNYAGVLKVDGEVGTKSKYDPRTWGKAAEAGMAARVAEACANLRSTGTKLK, from the coding sequence ATGCCCATCGCAACCCCCGAGGTCTACAACGAGATGCTCGACCGGGCGAAGGCAGGCAAGTTCGCCTACCCGGCCATCAACGTGACCTCTTCCCAGACCCTGCACGCTGCCCTGCGCGGCTTCGCGGAGGCCGAGAGCGACGGCATCATCCAGATCTCCACCGGTGGTGCGGAGTTCCTGGGTGGCCAGCACAACAAGGACATGGTCACCGGCGCTGTCGCCCTGGCCGAGTTCGCGCACATCGTGGCCGCCAAGTACGACATCACGGTCGCCCTGCACACGGACCACTGCCCGAAGGACAAGCTGGACGGCTACGTACGTCCGCTGCTCGACATCTCCGCCGAGCGCGTGGCCCGCGGTCTGAACCCGCTCTTCCAGTCGCACATGTGGGACGGCTCCGCCGAGACCCTGGCCGACAACCTGGCCATCGGCCAGGAGCTGCTCGCCAAGGCCGTCGCCGCCAAGATCATCCTTGAGGTCGAGATCACCCCGACCGGCGGCGAGGAGGACGGCGTCAGCCACGAGATCAACGACGAGCTCTACACCACCGTCGACGACGCGATCCGCACCGCCGAGGCCCTCGGCCTGGGCGAGAAGGGCCGCTACCTGCTGGCCGCCTCGTTCGGCAACGTCCACGGCGTCTACAAGCCGGGCAACGTCGTCCTGCGCCCCGAGCTCCTCAAGGACCTCCAGGCCGGTGTCGCCGAGAAGTACGGCACGGCTGCCGGAAACCAGCCGTTCGACTTCGTCTTCCACGGTGGTTCGGGCTCCACGGCCGAGGAGATCGCCACCGCGCTGGAGAACGGCGTCGTGAAGATGAACCTCGACACCGACACCCAGTACGCCTTCACCCGCCCGGTCGTGGACCACATGTTCAGCAACTACGCCGGTGTGCTGAAGGTCGACGGCGAGGTCGGCACGAAGTCGAAGTACGACCCCCGCACCTGGGGCAAGGCCGCCGAGGCGGGCATGGCCGCGCGCGTTGCCGAGGCGTGCGCGAACCTGCGCTCCACCGGCACCAAGCTGAAGTAG
- the pyrE gene encoding orotate phosphoribosyltransferase, which translates to MSDVRDALLQQIKDKAVVHGKVTLSSGLEADYYIDLRRITLDGEAAPLVGQVMLDLTADLDFDCVGGLTLGADPVATSMLHASAARGERLDAFVVRKAQKAHGMQRRIEGTDVKGKRCLVVEDTSTTGGSPLTAVEAVREAGGEVVAVATIVDRGAADAIAAAGLPYLTGYLLEDLGLS; encoded by the coding sequence ATGAGTGACGTACGCGATGCGCTTCTGCAGCAGATCAAGGACAAGGCCGTCGTGCACGGCAAGGTGACCCTCTCCTCCGGTCTCGAGGCCGATTACTACATCGACCTCCGCCGGATCACCCTCGACGGCGAGGCGGCCCCGCTGGTCGGCCAGGTCATGCTCGACCTCACGGCCGACCTCGACTTCGACTGCGTCGGCGGTCTGACCTTGGGCGCCGACCCGGTCGCGACCTCGATGCTGCACGCCTCCGCGGCGCGCGGCGAGCGCCTGGACGCCTTCGTCGTCCGCAAGGCGCAGAAGGCCCACGGCATGCAGCGCCGCATCGAGGGCACCGACGTGAAGGGCAAGCGCTGCCTGGTGGTCGAGGACACCTCGACCACCGGCGGTTCCCCGCTGACCGCCGTCGAGGCGGTCCGCGAGGCCGGCGGCGAGGTCGTCGCCGTCGCCACGATCGTCGACCGCGGCGCGGCCGACGCGATCGCCGCGGCCGGCCTGCCCTACCTCACCGGATACCTCCTCGAGGACCTCGGCCTGTCCTAG
- a CDS encoding aldose epimerase family protein, with protein MSTQLSAGGAEVTVDQQNGCRISSLRIDGTELLRQGSRFGAFPMVPWCGRTANGQFRDGATVHQMPLNHPPHALHGFGRDAPWRPAGATATEAAFAYDLADPWPYPGRVTQVVTLTEDSLTLTMGVETYGDSFPAQVGWHPWFLRNLGAGGPDAEVSFDPAWQEERGADHIPTGNRIDPKPRPWDDCFGMPHGVDVTLTWPGALALRVTSRAEWVVIYDEEPEAVCVEPQSGPPNGLNTLPRLVTPVDPLEVSTTWTWRRLG; from the coding sequence ATGAGTACGCAACTGAGCGCCGGCGGCGCCGAGGTGACGGTCGACCAGCAGAACGGCTGCCGGATCAGCAGCCTGCGCATCGACGGAACGGAACTGCTGCGCCAGGGGTCGAGGTTCGGGGCCTTCCCGATGGTCCCCTGGTGCGGCCGGACGGCGAACGGGCAGTTCCGCGACGGCGCGACCGTCCATCAGATGCCGCTCAACCACCCACCGCACGCTCTGCACGGCTTCGGCCGCGACGCGCCCTGGCGCCCGGCCGGGGCCACCGCCACCGAGGCCGCCTTCGCCTACGACCTCGCCGACCCGTGGCCGTACCCCGGCCGGGTGACCCAGGTCGTCACGCTCACCGAGGACTCGCTGACCCTCACGATGGGCGTCGAGACGTACGGGGACTCCTTCCCGGCCCAGGTCGGTTGGCACCCCTGGTTCCTGCGCAACCTCGGGGCCGGCGGCCCGGACGCGGAGGTCTCCTTCGACCCCGCGTGGCAGGAGGAGCGCGGCGCCGACCACATCCCCACCGGCAACCGCATCGACCCGAAGCCCCGCCCCTGGGACGACTGCTTCGGCATGCCCCACGGCGTCGACGTCACCCTCACCTGGCCCGGCGCCCTCGCACTGCGGGTCACCAGTCGGGCCGAATGGGTGGTCATCTACGACGAGGAGCCCGAGGCCGTGTGCGTCGAGCCCCAGTCGGGTCCGCCGAACGGGCTGAACACCCTCCCGCGCCTGGTCACCCCGGTGGATCCGCTGGAGGTCTCCACCACCTGGACGTGGCGCCGGCTCGGCTAG
- a CDS encoding SRPBCC family protein, which yields MEHQVFVPVPADHLRAVLRDPARVARCVPGLQQDADTDAGPVSGRLKVRVGGSTVTYRGALTVTERDPGHFAFVGEGTEARGSGTVKFALDLRLIPVPDGTRLDFTTETTADGRAAAFPPEATTTAVRRLLDRAAGLLTIGSAPDAVGDPVAEAEEAEGGAGPGFVEDDSTEVTASLFETDVPPSSLDPFLAGRFEGSDGAPRPPAEAAHARRTMIGRSAEEVDHAPPRGRYAPVPAPASASAGDSLRWIAPAAAFALASAVVIGRALRRRR from the coding sequence ATGGAGCATCAGGTGTTCGTTCCGGTACCGGCAGACCATCTCCGCGCCGTGCTGCGCGACCCCGCCCGGGTGGCCCGGTGCGTGCCGGGACTCCAGCAGGACGCCGACACCGATGCCGGGCCGGTCTCGGGCCGGCTGAAGGTCCGCGTCGGCGGGAGCACCGTGACCTACCGGGGCGCCCTGACCGTCACCGAGCGCGACCCCGGGCACTTCGCCTTCGTGGGCGAGGGCACGGAGGCCCGGGGCAGCGGGACCGTGAAGTTCGCCCTCGACCTGCGACTGATCCCGGTCCCGGACGGGACCCGGCTGGACTTCACCACCGAGACCACCGCCGACGGGCGCGCCGCCGCCTTCCCGCCCGAGGCCACGACCACCGCCGTGCGGCGGCTGCTGGACCGGGCCGCCGGCCTGCTGACCATCGGCTCCGCACCCGACGCCGTGGGCGACCCGGTGGCCGAAGCCGAGGAAGCGGAGGGCGGAGCGGGCCCCGGGTTCGTCGAGGACGACAGCACCGAGGTCACGGCCTCCCTCTTCGAGACCGACGTACCGCCGTCGTCCCTGGACCCCTTCCTCGCCGGCCGGTTCGAGGGCTCCGACGGAGCCCCGCGGCCCCCGGCCGAGGCCGCGCACGCCCGCCGCACCATGATCGGCCGCAGTGCTGAGGAGGTGGATCACGCTCCGCCGCGCGGCCGGTACGCCCCGGTCCCCGCGCCCGCCTCCGCCTCCGCCGGTGACAGCCTGCGCTGGATCGCCCCCGCCGCCGCCTTCGCGCTCGCCTCGGCGGTCGTCATCGGCCGAGCCCTGCGGCGCCGTCGCTGA
- a CDS encoding polyamine aminopropyltransferase, with protein MIDRSVPRRVLPAPDPRGAATAPAALPVRPRTGRLLVLATVFVCAACGLVYELELLALGTYLIGDSVTQASVVLSVMVFAMGVGSLLAKRFRHRPAFGFGAIEAGLALLGGLSAIALYASFAWLGESRPALVTFSFAIGVLIGAEIPLLMVLIQRIRRQDAGGAVADLFAADYVGALVGGLAFPFLLLPVLGQLTGAMVTGTVNVIVGGGLVLWLFRRDLSRRCRWLLIGANVTVLAVLASATVLADDFERTARHAVYGGEVRVAVQTGVQELVLTGPRTGSPRSLDLYLDGRLRVSGYDEYRYHEALVHPAMTGPHARVLVLGGGDGLAAREVLRYRDVSSVTVVELDPGVVRLARTDPMLSALNARVYEDPRLAVVTQDAFRWLRGPAADDRFDVIVSDLPDPGITPSTKLYSQEFYGLAARALRPGGRMAVHAGPLATRPRAYWTVDSTLRAAGLRTTPYSAGGRLTGFAAGPDRTPLGESDAPPQDWGFVLAAKDQDPPLRMDRDTPALRSLSTRSLQDAARDAERTRVPGLPPSTLPHPRYS; from the coding sequence ATGATCGACCGTTCCGTCCCGCGCCGGGTCCTCCCGGCTCCGGATCCTCGGGGCGCCGCGACCGCCCCGGCGGCCCTGCCCGTACGGCCCCGGACCGGCCGACTCCTCGTCCTGGCCACCGTGTTCGTCTGCGCCGCCTGCGGGCTCGTGTACGAGCTGGAGCTGCTCGCCCTCGGCACCTACCTCATCGGCGACTCCGTCACCCAGGCGTCGGTCGTACTGTCCGTCATGGTCTTCGCCATGGGCGTCGGCTCCCTGCTCGCCAAGCGCTTCCGCCACCGGCCCGCCTTCGGTTTCGGCGCCATCGAGGCCGGGCTGGCCCTCCTCGGCGGGCTGTCGGCCATAGCGTTGTACGCGAGCTTCGCCTGGCTGGGGGAGTCCCGCCCCGCGCTCGTCACCTTCTCCTTCGCCATCGGGGTGCTCATCGGCGCGGAGATCCCGCTGCTGATGGTCCTCATCCAGCGCATCCGCCGGCAGGACGCGGGCGGGGCCGTCGCCGACCTGTTCGCCGCCGACTACGTGGGCGCCCTCGTCGGCGGCCTCGCCTTCCCCTTCCTGCTGCTCCCGGTGCTCGGCCAGCTCACCGGCGCCATGGTCACCGGCACCGTCAACGTGATCGTCGGCGGCGGGCTGGTCCTGTGGCTGTTCCGCCGGGACCTGAGCCGGCGCTGCCGCTGGCTGCTGATCGGCGCGAACGTGACCGTACTGGCCGTGCTCGCCTCCGCCACCGTCCTCGCCGACGACTTCGAGCGGACCGCCCGGCACGCCGTCTACGGCGGGGAGGTGCGGGTCGCCGTCCAGACCGGGGTGCAGGAGCTGGTGCTCACGGGGCCGCGGACGGGTTCCCCGCGCTCCCTCGACCTCTACCTGGACGGGCGGCTGCGGGTCAGCGGCTACGACGAGTACCGCTACCACGAGGCCCTGGTCCACCCCGCGATGACCGGTCCGCACGCCCGCGTCCTGGTCCTCGGCGGCGGCGACGGGCTCGCCGCGCGCGAGGTGCTCCGCTACCGGGACGTCTCCTCCGTCACCGTCGTCGAACTCGATCCCGGCGTGGTCCGCCTCGCCCGCACCGATCCGATGCTCTCCGCGCTCAACGCCCGGGTGTACGAGGACCCGCGGCTCGCCGTCGTCACCCAGGACGCCTTCCGCTGGCTGCGGGGGCCGGCCGCCGACGACCGCTTCGACGTCATCGTCTCCGACCTCCCCGACCCGGGCATCACCCCCAGCACGAAGCTGTACTCGCAGGAGTTCTACGGGCTGGCCGCGCGGGCCCTGCGCCCAGGGGGCCGCATGGCCGTGCACGCCGGACCGCTGGCCACGCGTCCGCGCGCGTACTGGACCGTCGACTCCACCCTGCGCGCGGCCGGCCTGCGCACCACCCCCTACAGCGCGGGCGGCCGCCTCACGGGCTTCGCCGCCGGACCCGACCGCACCCCGCTCGGCGAGAGCGACGCGCCGCCGCAGGACTGGGGCTTCGTCCTGGCCGCCAAGGACCAGGACCCGCCCCTGCGGATGGACCGCGACACGCCCGCGCTGCGCTCGCTGTCGACCCGCTCCCTGCAGGACGCCGCACGGGACGCGGAACGCACCCGGGTGCCCGGACTGCCGCCGTCGACGCTGCCGCACCCGCGGTATTCGTGA
- a CDS encoding DUF2617 family protein gives MLTTLQTSYTDTRAADLAWALGRDRLPALAVLNLELSGAKVELRLLGASHQVLLEEGEVLCSETVACMPGSSTPLPLGVAKRVGDWEYEFAARVETLSRGSFAGRAQELLALVADHPNGLAGTFPGSPHAFTAMLAQRYEGQVRWRTWHAYPQEGQLVATRTRVGVRVGAPAAAALESPALT, from the coding sequence ATGCTCACGACCCTCCAGACCTCATACACCGACACGCGTGCCGCCGATCTCGCCTGGGCCCTGGGTCGGGACCGGTTGCCCGCCCTGGCCGTACTGAACCTCGAACTTTCGGGGGCGAAGGTGGAGTTGCGCCTGCTCGGGGCGTCCCACCAGGTGCTCCTGGAGGAGGGGGAGGTGCTCTGCTCGGAGACCGTCGCCTGTATGCCCGGCAGTAGTACGCCGCTGCCGCTCGGCGTGGCCAAGCGGGTGGGCGACTGGGAGTACGAGTTCGCCGCGCGGGTCGAGACCCTCTCCCGCGGCTCCTTCGCCGGGCGGGCCCAGGAGTTGCTCGCACTGGTGGCGGACCACCCGAACGGACTAGCGGGGACCTTTCCCGGAAGCCCGCACGCCTTCACCGCCATGCTCGCGCAGCGCTACGAGGGTCAGGTGCGCTGGCGGACCTGGCACGCGTACCCGCAGGAGGGTCAGCTGGTGGCCACCCGGACGCGGGTCGGGGTGCGGGTCGGGGCGCCCGCGGCGGCGGCCCTGGAATCGCCCGCGCTGACGTAG